The following proteins are encoded in a genomic region of Tenacibaculum sp. 190524A05c:
- the cyoE gene encoding heme o synthase: MGSVLTADKSVLKTLFLDFKQLTKVGLSVSVVFTSVAGYLLGAETVDYSIVLLLSIGGYLMVGASNAYNQVIEKDIDAVMQRTKNRPLPSGRMKSSTALIIATVFTIAGIAILYAINPKCALFGAISIFLYTSAYTPLKAVTPLAVFVGAIPGAIPFMLGWVAATGSFGIEAGFLFMIQFFWQFPHFWAIGWLQDEEYKKAGLHMLPMDKKDKGAVAQIIFYTCVMLLISIAPVLKVTGKLYIYPITAVIVALLGVLMLFYGIKLYKSQENIDARKLMLASVFYITVLPIIYVIDKFLH, encoded by the coding sequence GTGGGTTCAGTTTTGACGGCAGATAAATCGGTTTTAAAAACACTTTTCTTAGATTTTAAACAACTGACAAAAGTTGGTTTATCAGTAAGTGTTGTGTTTACTTCAGTAGCTGGCTATTTATTAGGAGCAGAAACAGTAGATTATTCTATTGTACTATTATTAAGTATTGGTGGTTATTTAATGGTTGGAGCTTCAAATGCATATAATCAAGTAATAGAAAAGGATATCGATGCCGTAATGCAAAGAACTAAAAACCGTCCTTTACCATCAGGAAGAATGAAATCTTCTACTGCATTAATTATTGCAACAGTATTTACAATAGCAGGTATAGCAATTTTATATGCCATAAATCCAAAATGTGCGTTATTCGGAGCTATTTCCATTTTTTTATATACAAGTGCTTATACTCCTCTTAAAGCTGTTACACCTTTAGCGGTTTTTGTAGGAGCAATTCCAGGAGCAATTCCTTTTATGTTAGGTTGGGTTGCGGCAACAGGGAGTTTTGGAATAGAGGCAGGATTCTTATTTATGATTCAATTCTTTTGGCAGTTCCCTCACTTTTGGGCGATAGGTTGGTTGCAAGATGAAGAATATAAAAAAGCAGGATTACATATGTTGCCAATGGATAAAAAGGATAAAGGAGCAGTTGCTCAAATTATTTTTTATACCTGTGTGATGTTATTAATTTCTATAGCGCCTGTATTAAAGGTTACAGGAAAATTATACATCTATCCAATAACAGCAGTTATTGTTGCTCTTTTAGGAGTACTTATGTTGTTCTACGGAATTAAATTATACAAATCTCAAGAAAATATAGATGCTAGAAAATTAATGTTAGCTAGTGTTTTTTATATCACAGTATTACCAATTATATACGTAATAGATAAATTTTTACATTAA
- a CDS encoding cytochrome c oxidase subunit 3 gives MSEVQVDQEMREAKRKSAKPMLWVSLISMVMFFAGLTSAYIISATREDWVVFDLPQAFYISTLFIILSSAALFLSQSFLKKDDLKKSMMFLIATFVLGLAFVWYQYVGFKELESLGLYFTGPKSTVSTSFVIGITFIHVLHLLAGIVVLIVVIYNHFKKKYSSANMLGFELGAIFWHFVDLVWILLFLFFKFYK, from the coding sequence ATGAGTGAAGTTCAAGTAGATCAAGAGATGAGAGAAGCGAAAAGGAAGTCGGCAAAGCCTATGCTTTGGGTTTCTTTAATAAGTATGGTTATGTTTTTCGCTGGATTAACAAGTGCATACATTATTAGTGCTACAAGAGAAGATTGGGTTGTTTTCGATTTACCACAAGCCTTTTATATAAGTACGCTATTCATAATATTAAGTAGTGCTGCATTATTTTTATCTCAATCTTTCTTAAAGAAGGACGATTTAAAAAAGTCAATGATGTTTTTGATAGCCACTTTTGTGCTAGGTTTAGCATTTGTGTGGTATCAATATGTAGGATTTAAAGAATTAGAAAGTTTAGGATTATATTTTACGGGTCCAAAAAGTACAGTGTCAACTTCTTTTGTAATAGGGATAACATTTATTCATGTTTTGCACCTATTGGCGGGAATTGTAGTGCTAATTGTCGTTATTTATAATCATTTTAAAAAGAAGTATTCATCTGCCAATATGCTTGGGTTTGAACTAGGTGCAATCTTTTGGCATTTCGTAGATTTAGTATGGATACTTTTATTTTTATTCTTTAAGTTTTACAAGTAA
- a CDS encoding cytochrome c oxidase subunit 3: MESNIAVNSDNKETWGGGAGVQPFGASYGKMMMWFFILSDALTFSGFLAAYGLTRFKFIDSWPIADEVFTHIPFFHGNYPMYYVAFMTFILIVSSVTMVLAVDAGHKMQQKKVALYMFVTIIFGLIFVGSQAWEWKTFIKGSYGAVKTTDNKILQFVKNGEQIALADFVTNERTDDREQHTAKNGLWFTNEKTISQYSVAQVQEAFKADPSLQIRSERINLDTKKKIILSREESLKELSKANLVVEGANLHVNEYGNPIFADFFFFITGFHGFHVFSGIVINIIIFFNVVLGTYEKRGHYEMVEKVGLYWHFVDLVWVFVFTFFYLV; this comes from the coding sequence ATGGAATCTAATATCGCTGTAAATTCTGATAATAAAGAGACTTGGGGTGGGGGTGCCGGAGTGCAACCATTTGGTGCAAGTTATGGTAAAATGATGATGTGGTTTTTTATCCTGTCTGATGCATTAACATTCTCAGGGTTCTTAGCCGCTTACGGTTTAACACGTTTCAAGTTTATTGACTCTTGGCCAATCGCCGATGAGGTATTTACTCACATACCATTTTTCCACGGAAACTATCCAATGTATTACGTGGCATTCATGACATTTATTTTAATTGTGTCATCTGTAACTATGGTATTAGCCGTAGATGCTGGTCATAAAATGCAACAAAAGAAGGTAGCATTGTACATGTTTGTTACCATCATTTTTGGTTTAATCTTCGTTGGATCTCAGGCTTGGGAATGGAAAACATTCATCAAAGGATCTTATGGAGCAGTTAAAACAACAGATAATAAAATTTTACAGTTTGTAAAAAATGGAGAACAAATCGCTTTAGCGGATTTTGTTACTAACGAAAGAACTGACGATAGAGAACAGCACACTGCTAAGAACGGATTATGGTTTACAAACGAAAAAACTATTTCTCAGTATTCAGTTGCGCAAGTTCAAGAGGCTTTCAAAGCAGATCCTTCTTTACAAATCAGATCTGAAAGGATAAACTTAGATACTAAGAAAAAAATCATTTTATCTAGAGAAGAGAGCTTAAAGGAATTATCAAAAGCAAACTTAGTAGTTGAAGGAGCTAACTTACACGTTAACGAATATGGTAACCCTATTTTTGCTGATTTCTTCTTCTTTATTACAGGTTTCCACGGTTTCCACGTATTCTCTGGAATTGTAATTAACATTATCATTTTCTTTAATGTTGTTTTAGGAACTTACGAGAAAAGAGGACATTATGAAATGGTTGAAAAGGTTGGATTATATTGGCACTTTGTAGATTTAGTGTGGGTATTCGTATTTACATTCTTCTACTTAGTTTAA
- a CDS encoding cytochrome C oxidase subunit IV family protein encodes MAGHSHESNLKRIWIVLGLLSIITAVEVGLGIVKPDALHLHGPGTSWLNWIFIILTLAKAYYIAWAFMHLEGEKKWFRRAVVWTAVFLICYLLFIVLFEGGYLYDTLAPLIKW; translated from the coding sequence ATGGCAGGTCATTCACACGAATCGAATTTAAAGAGAATCTGGATTGTTTTAGGACTTTTATCTATCATTACTGCGGTAGAAGTTGGTTTAGGTATTGTTAAGCCTGATGCATTACACTTACACGGTCCTGGTACAAGTTGGTTAAACTGGATATTCATCATTTTAACTTTAGCTAAAGCATATTATATTGCTTGGGCATTCATGCACCTTGAAGGTGAAAAGAAATGGTTTAGAAGAGCTGTAGTTTGGACAGCAGTATTTCTAATCTGTTACTTATTATTCATCGTATTATTTGAAGGTGGTTATTTATACGACACATTAGCACCATTAATTAAATGGTAA
- a CDS encoding SCO family protein — protein MNKGKYSYVGIAFIILLFGIYSIPKIVKHFQKADLFKYNKVPSFEFVNQEGKTISSKDYEGKVYVVEFFFTTCPTICPIMNRKMVTVQNEFLGNPNFGIASFSITPDKDTPEVLKAYAENYGINHKNWHMLTGKSVEDVFELSNTGFKMPAGPGGEDHGGFFHSGMFALVDKDGYIRSRYDEYGNPILYYRALEEQGFPDQINELKQDIKLLLNE, from the coding sequence ATGAACAAGGGAAAATATTCTTACGTTGGTATAGCGTTTATAATTTTATTATTCGGGATTTATTCAATTCCTAAAATTGTAAAACACTTCCAGAAGGCAGATTTATTTAAATATAATAAGGTGCCTAGCTTTGAGTTTGTGAATCAAGAGGGAAAAACAATTTCAAGTAAAGATTATGAGGGAAAGGTATATGTTGTTGAATTTTTCTTTACAACATGTCCAACAATTTGTCCGATTATGAACCGTAAAATGGTTACAGTTCAAAATGAGTTTCTAGGGAACCCTAATTTTGGAATAGCATCATTTTCGATTACTCCAGATAAAGATACACCTGAGGTGTTAAAAGCCTATGCTGAAAATTATGGAATAAATCATAAAAACTGGCACATGCTTACTGGAAAATCGGTAGAAGATGTTTTTGAGTTATCAAACACAGGATTTAAAATGCCAGCAGGTCCTGGTGGTGAAGACCACGGAGGATTTTTCCATTCAGGAATGTTTGCTTTGGTTGATAAAGATGGATATATACGTTCTAGATATGATGAATATGGAAATCCGATTTTGTACTATAGAGCGTTAGAGGAACAAGGATTTCCTGATCAGATTAATGAGTTAAAACAAGACATTAAATTATTATTGAATGAGTAA
- a CDS encoding DUF420 domain-containing protein, with protein sequence MSNLSAEERKYKKFITIVSIAIPIAVAALFGIKLPNVEPLSFLPPIYATINGLTAVLLIGSIIAIKNGNRKLHEQLNTTALVFSALFLLMYVAYHMTSESTKFGGEGAIKYVYYFILITHILLSIVVIPFVLFTYMRAKLGQFPQHKKIAKITFPLWLYVAITGVVVYLMIAPYYVH encoded by the coding sequence ATGAGTAATTTATCAGCAGAAGAAAGGAAATATAAAAAGTTTATCACTATAGTGTCTATTGCAATTCCTATTGCGGTAGCAGCGTTATTTGGTATAAAATTACCTAATGTAGAACCATTATCTTTCTTACCTCCAATTTATGCTACTATAAACGGATTAACGGCGGTACTTTTAATTGGTTCAATCATCGCAATTAAAAATGGAAATAGAAAGTTACATGAACAGCTGAACACAACAGCTTTAGTGTTCTCAGCATTATTTTTACTAATGTACGTAGCGTATCATATGACTTCTGAATCAACAAAATTTGGTGGAGAAGGAGCTATTAAATATGTGTACTATTTTATTCTTATTACACATATTTTACTTTCAATTGTTGTAATTCCGTTTGTATTGTTTACCTACATGAGAGCGAAATTAGGACAATTTCCTCAGCATAAGAAGATTGCTAAGATTACATTTCCTTTATGGTTATATGTTGCGATAACAGGTGTAGTTGTTTATCTAATGATAGCTCCATATTATGTACACTAA
- a CDS encoding TolC family protein — protein sequence MKNSKLILLSAFLLGTTFSFGQKKWTLKGAVDHALANNISVKQNELNIDSSVKDKEIAFGDFLPSAGISNSNNFTFGFSTALDNTISSANRYRLNGSFNVNGSIFNGFRNLNSYKQAKLGIESSKLDLEVIENDVSLRVVNTYLNVLFAKENLEVAKVQAEISKNQINRAQAQFEAGAIPKGDLLNVQSTAANDAQNVVTQENALNLALLQLSQLLQVPYEGFEVDVIEVENPTAALLYSNSNDVYKKALTNRPEIEKARLTIENADLGIKIAKGAYLPSLSYTASVGTGYVTTFGEPDFFVTTDPRTGGPVTVDNRFSTQLSNNFNYGFGFSLNIPVFNKFQTKNRVAKSVISKKQAELSLESAKLTLQQTIEQAFLDAKAAAKTYEAAKISLEAQDEAFKNAQVSLSYGNMTQFDYDQVRNRLVNAESALIRAKFDYIFKSKVLKFYYGENILD from the coding sequence TTGAAAAATTCCAAACTTATACTACTGTCGGCTTTTTTATTAGGTACAACATTTTCATTTGGTCAAAAAAAATGGACGCTTAAAGGGGCAGTTGATCATGCTTTAGCAAATAATATCTCTGTTAAGCAGAATGAATTAAATATTGATTCGTCTGTTAAAGATAAAGAAATAGCTTTTGGAGATTTTTTACCAAGTGCGGGAATTTCAAATTCTAATAATTTTACATTTGGTTTTTCTACAGCGTTAGACAATACAATTAGTTCTGCAAACCGTTATAGATTGAATGGATCTTTTAATGTAAATGGATCTATTTTTAATGGGTTTAGAAATTTAAATTCTTATAAACAAGCAAAGCTGGGTATAGAAAGTAGTAAGCTAGATTTAGAAGTAATAGAAAACGACGTTTCTCTAAGAGTGGTAAATACGTATCTTAACGTATTATTTGCTAAAGAAAATTTAGAGGTAGCTAAAGTTCAAGCTGAAATAAGTAAAAACCAAATTAATAGAGCTCAAGCACAATTTGAGGCAGGAGCTATACCTAAAGGAGATTTATTAAACGTGCAGTCTACAGCAGCAAATGACGCGCAAAACGTAGTAACACAAGAAAATGCGTTAAATCTAGCATTATTACAGTTGTCTCAGTTACTACAAGTACCTTACGAAGGTTTTGAAGTGGATGTTATAGAAGTAGAAAATCCAACTGCAGCTTTACTATATAGTAATTCTAATGATGTCTACAAAAAAGCATTGACCAACAGGCCAGAAATTGAAAAAGCAAGATTGACTATAGAAAATGCTGATTTAGGAATTAAAATAGCTAAAGGAGCATATTTGCCTAGTTTAAGTTATACAGCAAGTGTAGGTACAGGTTATGTTACAACATTTGGCGAACCTGATTTTTTTGTAACTACAGACCCAAGAACAGGAGGGCCTGTTACCGTTGATAATAGATTTAGTACTCAATTAAGTAATAACTTTAACTATGGATTTGGATTTTCATTAAATATTCCTGTTTTCAATAAGTTCCAAACAAAAAATAGAGTAGCTAAATCTGTTATTAGTAAAAAACAGGCAGAACTATCTTTAGAAAGTGCGAAACTTACATTACAGCAAACGATAGAACAAGCGTTTTTAGATGCTAAAGCAGCAGCTAAAACCTATGAAGCTGCTAAAATTTCTTTAGAAGCGCAAGATGAAGCGTTTAAGAATGCACAGGTAAGTCTTAGTTATGGAAATATGACACAGTTTGATTATGACCAAGTACGAAATAGATTAGTAAATGCAGAGTCGGCATTAATTAGAGCTAAATTCGATTACATTTTTAAATCTAAAGTATTAAAGTTCTACTACGGAGAAAATATATTAGATTAA
- the tsaB gene encoding tRNA (adenosine(37)-N6)-threonylcarbamoyltransferase complex dimerization subunit type 1 TsaB, translating into MALILNIETSTKNCSVSIARNGEVIHSKEINDGNYSHAEKLHPFILDVLSEANVERNSLDAIAVSKGPGSYTGLRIGVSAAKGLCFSLDIPLISVDTLLSLAHSISVEDGIIIPMLDARRMEVYSAIYDKNYEQVREIKAEVIEEDSFNPFNEQKVFFLGDGANKCKEALNAANFNFVDGKFPSAIQMAKLSYDKYKKNDIEDVAYFEPFYLKDFIVTPQKKKV; encoded by the coding sequence TTGGCACTTATACTTAATATCGAAACTTCAACAAAGAATTGTTCCGTTTCTATTGCAAGGAATGGAGAAGTAATTCATTCGAAAGAGATAAACGACGGTAATTATTCTCATGCGGAAAAATTACATCCGTTTATATTAGATGTTTTATCAGAAGCCAATGTAGAACGTAATTCTTTAGATGCTATTGCCGTAAGTAAAGGTCCTGGTTCTTATACTGGATTGAGAATTGGAGTTTCTGCAGCTAAGGGATTGTGTTTTTCTTTGGATATTCCGTTAATTTCTGTGGATACTTTATTGTCACTTGCGCATTCTATAAGTGTTGAAGATGGAATTATTATTCCAATGTTAGATGCAAGACGGATGGAAGTGTATTCAGCTATTTATGATAAAAACTATGAACAAGTTCGAGAAATAAAAGCAGAAGTAATCGAAGAAGATTCTTTTAATCCATTTAACGAACAAAAAGTATTTTTCTTGGGTGATGGAGCAAATAAGTGTAAAGAAGCTCTAAATGCAGCTAATTTTAATTTTGTTGATGGTAAATTTCCTTCAGCAATTCAAATGGCCAAACTCAGCTATGATAAATACAAAAAAAACGACATCGAAGATGTCGCTTATTTTGAGCCTTTTTATTTAAAAGACTTTATTGTTACTCCACAAAAGAAGAAAGTTTAA
- a CDS encoding mechanosensitive ion channel family protein — protein sequence MEEYILKGKDVLLEYAPKVIAALILLIVGLWIINFFTRATAKLMEKRNLDSSLRGFLSSLINWGLKIFLFITVAGQLGVETTSFAAIVAAAGLAIGMALQGSLSNFAGGALIMIFRPFKIGDYIEAQGEQGVVKEIQIFTTKLNTVDNKEVILPNGALSNGNIINYSSEEKRRVDITFGVSYDADIKETKDVLFKVINNTPYTLKDPATQVLLGELADSSVNFITRTWVKSSDYWDAYFHIMEHTKIALDKAGIEIPYPHSVEIQKEG from the coding sequence ATGGAAGAATACATTTTAAAAGGTAAAGATGTACTATTAGAATATGCCCCGAAAGTAATAGCGGCATTAATTCTACTCATTGTTGGACTTTGGATTATTAACTTTTTTACCAGAGCTACAGCAAAACTAATGGAGAAAAGAAATTTAGATTCTTCATTACGAGGTTTTCTATCAAGCTTAATTAACTGGGGATTAAAAATCTTCTTATTCATTACTGTTGCCGGTCAATTAGGTGTTGAAACAACTTCATTTGCAGCTATTGTTGCTGCTGCTGGTTTAGCCATTGGTATGGCTTTACAAGGTTCTCTGTCAAATTTTGCTGGAGGAGCATTAATCATGATTTTTAGACCTTTTAAAATAGGCGATTATATTGAAGCTCAAGGTGAGCAAGGTGTTGTGAAAGAAATTCAAATTTTTACAACGAAATTAAACACTGTAGATAACAAGGAAGTAATCTTACCTAACGGAGCTTTATCAAATGGTAATATTATCAATTACTCATCTGAGGAAAAGCGAAGAGTTGATATCACATTTGGAGTTTCTTATGATGCAGATATAAAAGAAACTAAAGATGTTTTATTTAAGGTTATCAATAACACTCCTTACACTTTAAAAGATCCTGCTACTCAGGTTTTATTAGGAGAATTAGCTGATAGCTCGGTTAACTTTATTACTAGAACTTGGGTAAAGTCATCTGATTATTGGGATGCATATTTCCATATTATGGAACATACTAAAATTGCTCTTGATAAAGCTGGAATCGAAATACCATATCCACATTCTGTAGAAATTCAGAAAGAAGGTTAA
- a CDS encoding dodecin family protein — protein sequence MAVMKVIEILANSEKSWEDATKKAIKQASKSVKNIKSAFVQSQSVVVNNDEVAEFRVNLKVTFEVK from the coding sequence ATGGCAGTAATGAAAGTAATAGAGATCCTTGCGAACTCTGAAAAAAGTTGGGAAGACGCAACTAAAAAAGCAATCAAACAAGCTTCTAAATCAGTTAAAAACATTAAGTCTGCATTTGTTCAATCGCAGAGTGTTGTTGTAAATAATGATGAAGTTGCAGAATTTCGAGTTAATTTAAAAGTAACTTTCGAAGTCAAATAA